A genomic window from Diceros bicornis minor isolate mBicDic1 chromosome 35, mDicBic1.mat.cur, whole genome shotgun sequence includes:
- the YDJC gene encoding carbohydrate deacetylase, giving the protein MARPRVRLVVTADDFGYCPRRDEGIVEAFLAGAVTSVSLLVNGAAAESAAELARRHQIPTGLHANLSEGRPVGPARHGTSSLLSPEGFFLGKMGFREAVAAGDVDLHQVREELEAQLSRFGELLGRDPTHVDGHQHVHVLPGVCQVFAEALQAYGVRFTRLPLERGVGSCAWLEAPARSFACAVERDARAAVGPFSRHGLRWTDAFVGLSTCGRHMSAHRVSGALARALEGIPTGHALTAELMAHPGYPSVPPTGGCGEGPDAFSCSWERLHELRVLTTPTLRARLAQDGVQLCALLDLDSKRRGEVVPGEATLEAFLESSPP; this is encoded by the exons ATGGCCCGGCCGCGCGTGCGGCTGGTGGTCACCGCGGACGACTTTGGTTACTGCCCGCGGCGCGATGAGGGCATCGTAGAGGCCTTCCTGGCGGGGGCTGTGACCAGCGTGTCCCTGCTGGTCAACGGCGCGGCCGCGGAGAGCGCGGCGGAGCTGGCCCGCAG GCACCAAATCCCCACGGGCCTCCATGCCAACCTGTCCGAGGGCCGCCCGGTGGGCCCGGCCCGCCACGGCACCTCGTCGCTGCTCAGCCCCGAAGGCTTCTTCCTCGGCAAGATGGGATTTCGGGAGGCAGTGGCGGCCGGAGACGTGGACTTGCACCAG GTGCGGGAAGAGCTGGAGGCCCAGCTGAGCCGCTTCGGGGAATTACTGGGCAGGGACCCCACTCACGTGGACGGGCACCAACACGTTCACGTGCTCCCAG GCGTGTGCCAGGTGTTCGCCGAGGCTCTGCAGGCCTACGGGGTGCGCTTCACACGGCTGCCCCTGGAGCGCGGGGTGGGCAGCTGCGCGTGGCTCGAGGCTCCAGCGCGCTCCTTCGCCTGCGCGGTGGAGCGCGACGCCCGGGCTGCTGTGGGCCCCTTCTCCCGCCACGGCCTGAG GTGGACGGATGCCTTCGTGGGCCTGAGCACCTGCGGCCGGCACATGTCCGCTCACCGCGTGTCAGGGGCACTGGCTCGCGCCCTGGAAGGTATACCCACAGGCCATGCCCTGACAGCCGAGCTGATGGCCCACCCTGGCTACCCCAGTGTGCCTCCAACTGGGGGCTGCGGTGAGGGCCCCGACGCCTTTTCCTGCTCTTGGGAGCGGCTGCATGAGCTGCGTGTCCTCACCACACCCACACTGCGGGCTCGGCTTGCCCAGGATGGCGTGCAGCTGTGCGCCCTCCTTGACCTAGACTCCAAGAGACGCGGGGAAGTGGTCCCTGGTGAAGCCACTCTGGAAGCCTTCCTGGAGTCCTCCCCACCATGA